The Winogradskyella schleiferi genome has a window encoding:
- a CDS encoding sensor histidine kinase, with amino-acid sequence MFKQVHEILNTLLDSVLEGVIVVDENQKIVEINKSAAVMFGYGRKELLKEPLKTLIPQTYHVKHSRYFKDFVKERKQRPMGHGSDVYGSRKDGTIFPIEASLNPFKIYGRNYIMTLIVDITKRKEHEHTLAMKSKALQSSSNGIIITDALKKDNPIIYFNPAFAKLTGYSKEEILNKNCRFLQADDRSQDSIKEIRQAIKEGRSYQTIIRNYKKDGTLFWNDLSITPIKDKDGTITNFIGIQNDITERKKLEQEKNHLAKIFEESLNEIYVFDAQSLKFINVNHGAQLNIGYSMEELISMTPLDIKPNFTESKFRKEIGNLEKDSIEKIEFETIHRRKSGTTYPVNVHLQRSKLGNKDVYVAIILDITEQKNYTAKLEQTVKIRTEELQIALAAEKELNELKTKFLSMVSHEFKTPLSGILTSTMLLKKYELTEQQDKRNKHINTISDKVHYLNTILNDFLSVEKLEKGKVNYKFTNFKLSKVLNEVIYNANMLLKNGQKINYPENIDDISLFQDEKILELILSNLIYNAIKYSSENTMVDINICQNETSTIFKIKDNGIGIPEKDQKNIFNRYFRAENVLLMQGTGIGLNIVKDHLENLNGSITFESREHKGSTFTIELPNKAQL; translated from the coding sequence ATGTTTAAACAAGTCCATGAGATTTTAAATACTCTATTAGATTCTGTATTAGAAGGTGTTATTGTGGTCGATGAAAATCAGAAAATAGTGGAGATTAATAAGTCTGCTGCGGTAATGTTTGGATATGGTAGAAAAGAATTATTGAAGGAACCATTAAAAACTTTGATTCCTCAAACTTATCATGTCAAACATAGTCGCTATTTTAAAGATTTCGTTAAAGAGCGGAAGCAACGACCAATGGGACACGGAAGTGATGTTTATGGTTCTAGGAAAGACGGTACTATTTTTCCTATTGAAGCAAGTTTAAATCCGTTTAAGATTTATGGCAGAAATTATATAATGACTTTAATTGTTGATATTACTAAGCGTAAAGAGCACGAACACACATTAGCAATGAAAAGTAAAGCATTGCAATCTTCAAGTAATGGAATTATAATTACGGATGCGCTAAAAAAAGACAATCCCATAATTTATTTTAATCCAGCATTTGCAAAATTAACAGGCTATTCAAAAGAAGAAATCTTAAACAAAAATTGTAGATTTCTGCAGGCTGATGATAGAAGTCAAGATAGCATAAAGGAGATTCGTCAAGCAATAAAAGAAGGTAGAAGCTACCAAACCATTATTCGCAATTACAAAAAAGATGGCACACTATTTTGGAATGATTTAAGTATCACACCTATCAAGGATAAAGATGGCACTATTACTAACTTTATTGGGATACAAAATGATATTACCGAGCGAAAAAAGTTAGAACAGGAAAAAAATCATTTAGCTAAGATATTTGAAGAGTCTCTTAATGAGATTTATGTTTTTGATGCTCAAAGTCTAAAATTTATCAACGTTAATCATGGTGCTCAATTAAATATAGGTTATAGTATGGAAGAACTTATTTCCATGACACCTTTGGATATAAAACCTAATTTTACAGAATCAAAGTTTAGAAAAGAAATAGGAAACCTTGAGAAGGACAGTATAGAAAAAATTGAATTTGAAACAATTCATCGACGAAAATCAGGAACGACCTATCCCGTAAATGTACATTTACAACGTTCTAAACTTGGCAATAAAGATGTTTATGTAGCCATTATTTTAGACATAACCGAACAAAAAAACTACACAGCAAAATTAGAGCAAACAGTTAAAATACGCACAGAAGAGTTACAGATCGCATTAGCCGCCGAAAAAGAACTCAACGAATTAAAAACAAAATTCCTGTCTATGGTTTCGCATGAGTTTAAAACACCTCTAAGTGGTATTTTAACGTCTACCATGTTACTCAAAAAATACGAATTAACCGAACAGCAAGATAAACGCAACAAACACATAAATACCATTTCAGATAAAGTACACTATCTCAATACTATTCTCAATGATTTTCTTTCCGTAGAGAAACTGGAAAAAGGTAAAGTCAATTATAAATTTACCAATTTCAAATTAAGCAAAGTTTTAAATGAAGTCATCTACAATGCTAATATGCTCTTAAAAAATGGGCAAAAAATCAATTATCCCGAAAACATAGATGATATTTCCTTATTTCAAGATGAAAAAATTTTAGAACTGATCTTGTCAAATCTTATTTATAATGCCATTAAATATTCGTCTGAAAACACCATGGTTGATATCAACATTTGCCAAAATGAAACGAGTACTATTTTTAAAATCAAGGACAATGGCATTGGCATTCCCGAGAAAGATCAAAAAAACATTTTCAATCGTTACTTTAGAGCCGAAAATGTTTTGCTCATGCAAGGCACAGGTATTGGTTTGAATATCGTAAAAGACCATTTAGAAAACTTAAATGGCAGCATTACTTTTGAAAGCAGAGAACATAAAGGTTCAACCTTTACCATAGAACTTCCCAATAAAGCACAATTATGA
- a CDS encoding response regulator encodes MKTVLLIEDDTVLRENTAELLELSNYDVITATNGEIGLEKALREKPDIIVCDIMMPILDGYGVLEGLSKHNETKFIPFIFLSAKTEHKDVRKGMDFGADDYITKPFTEDEIVSAIESRIAKANLFKEERESDKRINETNEDELRTLNDLKNFFDDNGTVFSYHKDDIIYKEGHNSNYIYLILKGIVRCYKFDEKGKELTTALHKEDDLFGYTSFTQNIPYRETAAALEDLEMVGVSKAELKDVLDKNHKVTLEVIQLLTDDITGVKDQLLQMAYSSVKRKTASTILRFAEKINSKPDDPIKISRYDLASVAGIATETFIRTMSDFKKQGLIEMDGRNIKVIDLEKLKDID; translated from the coding sequence ATGAAAACAGTATTATTGATAGAGGATGATACCGTATTACGGGAAAATACTGCCGAATTATTAGAACTTTCTAATTACGACGTTATTACAGCTACCAATGGCGAAATAGGATTAGAAAAGGCATTACGTGAGAAACCAGACATAATAGTTTGCGATATAATGATGCCCATACTTGATGGCTATGGCGTTTTGGAAGGCTTATCAAAACATAACGAAACAAAATTCATTCCTTTCATCTTCTTATCTGCTAAAACAGAACATAAAGATGTGAGAAAAGGCATGGATTTTGGTGCAGACGATTATATTACAAAGCCTTTTACTGAAGATGAAATTGTAAGTGCCATAGAGAGCAGAATTGCAAAAGCCAATCTATTTAAAGAGGAACGCGAATCTGATAAACGCATTAATGAAACCAATGAAGATGAGTTGAGAACTTTAAATGATTTAAAAAACTTCTTTGATGATAACGGTACTGTTTTTAGCTACCATAAAGATGATATAATATATAAGGAAGGACATAATTCCAACTATATCTATTTAATTTTAAAAGGTATTGTTAGGTGTTATAAATTTGATGAAAAAGGAAAGGAACTTACCACAGCGCTTCACAAAGAAGACGACCTTTTTGGTTATACATCCTTTACTCAGAACATTCCTTATAGAGAAACAGCAGCAGCCTTGGAAGATTTAGAAATGGTTGGGGTTTCTAAAGCCGAATTAAAAGATGTTTTGGATAAAAATCACAAAGTGACCTTAGAAGTCATTCAGTTATTGACTGATGATATTACAGGTGTTAAAGACCAGTTATTGCAAATGGCTTACAGTTCTGTAAAACGAAAAACAGCATCGACCATCCTGAGATTTGCAGAAAAAATTAATTCAAAACCAGATGATCCCATAAAAATATCCCGTTACGATTTGGCAAGTGTTGCAGGCATTGCCACTGAAACTTTTATAAGAACCATGTCCGATTTTAAAAAGCAAGGACTCATAGAAATGGACGGGAGAAATATAAAAGTTATCGACCTAGAGAAGCTAAAGGATATTGACTAG
- a CDS encoding universal stress protein, which yields MKKNILLPTDFSDNAWCAAVYALKLYANVECDFYFLHSWSVLSNTARTYITSKYVNTVKEKALQQLADLKHTAENANVNANHSFEIILSKEKLQKAITTAVEKHKIDLIVMGTKGASKTRELFFGSNTVNTIKSKLCPIFVVPDEYDFVTPKQIAFPTDFNRFYGEELLPIKHLADMNNSKIRIVHITKNSNLTSMQDYNLAMLKVYLENHPHTFHWMPDYANKVQEINDFIEELDINILVMINYQHSFIEKVMNEPVVHKIGFHPKIPFLAIPCVI from the coding sequence ATGAAAAAAAACATCCTATTACCTACAGATTTTTCAGATAATGCATGGTGTGCAGCTGTGTATGCACTTAAATTATATGCTAATGTTGAATGTGATTTCTATTTTTTACATAGTTGGTCGGTTTTATCTAACACTGCTAGAACTTACATTACCTCAAAATATGTCAATACCGTAAAAGAAAAGGCCTTGCAACAATTAGCCGATTTAAAGCACACCGCAGAAAATGCTAATGTTAATGCTAATCATAGTTTTGAGATTATTTTAAGTAAAGAAAAATTGCAAAAAGCAATAACAACAGCGGTAGAAAAACATAAGATAGATCTCATTGTTATGGGAACTAAAGGCGCCTCAAAAACAAGAGAACTGTTTTTTGGCAGTAATACGGTCAATACTATAAAATCAAAGTTGTGTCCCATATTTGTAGTTCCAGATGAATATGATTTTGTGACCCCTAAACAAATTGCTTTTCCTACTGACTTCAACAGGTTTTACGGCGAGGAATTACTACCAATAAAACACCTAGCAGATATGAATAATTCTAAAATTAGAATAGTTCATATTACTAAAAATAGTAATTTAACGAGCATGCAAGATTATAATCTGGCGATGTTAAAAGTCTACTTGGAAAACCATCCACACACATTTCATTGGATGCCGGATTACGCCAATAAGGTTCAGGAAATAAATGATTTTATCGAAGAACTCGATATCAACATTCTAGTGATGATAAATTATCAACATAGCTTTATCGAAAAAGTAATGAACGAACCCGTGGTGCATAAAATTGGGTTTCATCCTAAAATTCCTTTTTTGGCTATTCCTTGTGTGATCTGA
- a CDS encoding site-2 protease family protein has translation MKANLNLGSISGIKIKIHWTFFLLIAWIVFYELKHGGNTKSILFNIAFVFAVFLCVVLHELGHALTAKRFGVKTEKITLLPIGGMASFNKIPESPKQELYIVIAGPLVNVAIAILLYFSIPFKDLFNQNFTDAYDVFASLSFQNFLFFLLIVNVGLALFNMIPAFPMDGGRLLRALLALKMDRSKATQIAASFGQFIAVVFLLIGLLYKPLLILIALFIFLGAYGENHMVQQLTLLKGHTVEEAMLLDITTFRPKDSIDCVVNKIISGTEINFTVVEDGIVKGILIHKAIIENSNKNVLVEDIMDTTFKTVQNTDDLKSIYHLIYNEKQVIVPVINENRLIGAIDAINLNEYILLQSKLAY, from the coding sequence ATGAAAGCTAATTTAAATTTAGGTAGTATTTCTGGTATTAAAATTAAAATTCATTGGACGTTTTTCCTATTAATTGCTTGGATTGTATTTTATGAATTAAAACATGGAGGTAACACCAAAAGTATTTTATTTAATATTGCCTTTGTATTTGCAGTATTTCTATGTGTTGTATTGCATGAATTAGGACACGCATTAACAGCTAAACGTTTTGGAGTTAAGACAGAAAAAATTACGCTTCTACCAATTGGTGGGATGGCGAGTTTTAATAAAATCCCTGAATCGCCAAAACAAGAGCTTTATATCGTTATTGCGGGACCTTTAGTGAATGTAGCAATAGCTATTTTACTTTATTTTAGTATTCCTTTTAAAGATTTGTTTAATCAGAATTTTACAGATGCTTACGACGTATTTGCAAGCCTCTCCTTTCAAAATTTTTTATTCTTTTTATTGATTGTCAATGTTGGTTTAGCTCTGTTTAATATGATACCAGCTTTTCCGATGGATGGTGGTCGACTATTAAGGGCCTTATTAGCACTGAAAATGGATCGTAGCAAAGCCACACAAATAGCTGCAAGTTTTGGACAATTTATTGCAGTTGTATTTTTATTGATTGGCCTACTCTATAAGCCCTTACTTATTCTGATTGCTTTATTTATTTTTTTGGGAGCCTATGGAGAAAACCATATGGTTCAACAGTTAACATTGCTTAAAGGTCATACTGTTGAAGAAGCGATGTTACTCGATATAACAACGTTTAGACCCAAAGACTCTATAGATTGTGTTGTGAACAAGATAATTTCTGGAACTGAAATTAATTTTACCGTCGTAGAAGATGGAATAGTTAAAGGCATATTGATTCATAAAGCGATAATTGAAAATTCCAATAAAAATGTTTTGGTCGAGGATATTATGGATACAACGTTTAAAACCGTTCAAAATACTGACGATCTTAAATCAATTTATCATCTCATTTACAATGAAAAACAAGTTATTGTTCCAGTTATTAATGAGAATCGACTCATTGGAGCTATAGATGCAATTAACTTAAATGAATACATTTTATTACAATCGAAATTGGCGTATTAG
- a CDS encoding ABC transporter ATP-binding protein, which translates to MSVVLEAKHINKYFNKPVKFHVLKDISFQIKKGEFASIMGKSGCGKSTLLYILSTMDTDYEGELFLNNQLITGQERMYLSFLRNKHIGFVFQFHYLLSEFSVLENVMLPAKKLAEKPLLEIEQNAIEKLKILNIEHLAHKKASQVSGGEKQRVAIARALINNPSIIMGDEPTGNLDSHNAENVFNIFKKLSEEQGLSLLVVTHDEDFAKKTNRIIQMEDGKILP; encoded by the coding sequence ATGAGTGTTGTTTTAGAAGCTAAACATATTAATAAATATTTTAACAAACCTGTGAAGTTTCATGTGTTGAAGGATATCAGTTTTCAAATTAAAAAAGGAGAATTTGCATCTATTATGGGGAAATCAGGTTGTGGAAAATCGACCTTGCTTTATATTCTTTCTACCATGGATACTGATTATGAAGGCGAGTTATTTCTAAATAATCAACTTATTACAGGACAAGAACGTATGTATTTATCTTTTTTACGTAACAAGCATATTGGTTTCGTTTTTCAGTTTCATTATTTACTTTCAGAGTTTTCGGTTCTTGAAAACGTCATGCTTCCTGCGAAAAAATTGGCTGAAAAACCACTGCTGGAAATTGAACAAAATGCCATCGAAAAACTTAAAATTCTAAATATTGAACATTTAGCTCATAAAAAAGCGTCACAAGTATCTGGAGGTGAAAAACAGCGTGTTGCTATTGCTCGTGCACTAATCAACAATCCTTCTATAATTATGGGAGATGAGCCAACTGGAAATTTGGATAGCCACAATGCAGAAAATGTATTTAACATTTTTAAAAAATTGAGTGAAGAACAAGGGTTATCACTTTTAGTAGTGACACACGATGAGGATTTTGCAAAAAAAACAAATAGAATTATTCAAATGGAAGATGGCAAAATATTACCATAA
- a CDS encoding universal stress protein, whose protein sequence is MKQILLPTDFSENSWNAIAYAIQLFKDEECTFHLLNTYIPVIYNLEYVIGYPEQFGLVDAVRDTSRQNLFKVVSRISSEFIKTKNHTFQTHAKFDTMLSGVRDAIEEFDIDLIVMGTKGATGAKEILFGSNTVQVFNEMKCPVLAIPSGFAYKAPHEILFPTDLDAIYKHSNLKILKDIVSSNQARLNAMHVSTGYELTEKQERNKDLLESMFKDSAFLFHDIKTMEVTHAINEFQVKHKINLLVMINNKHSFFENLFFKNVINQIGFHLNVPFLVIPTEQ, encoded by the coding sequence ATGAAACAGATACTCTTACCCACCGATTTTTCAGAAAATTCATGGAATGCCATTGCATATGCCATACAATTATTTAAAGATGAAGAATGCACGTTTCATTTATTGAATACTTACATACCAGTAATATACAATCTTGAATATGTTATCGGATATCCAGAACAATTTGGTTTAGTGGATGCCGTAAGAGATACTTCGAGACAAAACTTATTCAAAGTGGTTTCAAGAATTTCTTCTGAGTTCATAAAAACTAAAAATCATACTTTTCAGACCCACGCTAAATTTGACACCATGTTGTCTGGTGTTAGAGACGCTATAGAAGAATTCGACATCGACCTTATTGTAATGGGAACCAAAGGTGCAACTGGCGCAAAGGAAATCCTATTTGGTTCTAATACAGTACAGGTGTTCAACGAAATGAAATGTCCTGTATTAGCTATTCCGTCAGGTTTTGCCTATAAGGCACCACATGAGATATTGTTTCCTACCGATTTGGATGCTATCTATAAACATTCAAACCTTAAAATTTTAAAAGACATTGTTTCTTCAAATCAGGCTAGGCTAAATGCCATGCACGTCTCAACAGGTTATGAACTGACCGAAAAACAAGAGCGAAATAAAGACTTATTGGAATCCATGTTTAAGGACTCGGCATTTTTGTTTCATGATATCAAAACCATGGAAGTTACCCATGCTATCAATGAATTTCAAGTTAAGCATAAAATTAATCTATTGGTTATGATAAACAACAAGCATTCGTTCTTTGAAAACCTGTTTTTTAAGAACGTTATTAACCAGATCGGGTTTCATTTGAACGTGCCGTTTTTAGTAATTCCTACCGAACAATAA
- a CDS encoding ABC transporter permease — MTNWSIILGIAKTHLLTKIKQTSIAALGVTFGIGSYITLVCFMTGLNTMLDDLILNQTPHIHVYNEIEPSKKQPVSLYSDLNESFKVIHSIKPKLSQKKIHNALPIINYLEKDDNVRGALPQVKTQIFYIAGSIEIGGNLTGINPIDEAIYFNMGDYIVEGSEEALQNTDNGILLGIGIAKKMALKIGDRVQVSPINGGIFPLKIVGFYQSGIADLDAIQSFTNIKTVQRILGEANNYITDINVKLFDIEKAGPLAEKIEQQFQLRAIDIKTANAQFETGTTIRNLITYAVSITLLIVAGFGIYNILNMLIYEKMNDIAILKATGFSGKDVQLIFMSQAMIIGFVGGVLGLLIGFGLTSFIDTIPFKTEALPTVETYPINRDPLFFVIGFSFAMVSTFLAGYLPSNKAKRIDPVKIIRGQ, encoded by the coding sequence ATGACCAATTGGAGCATCATATTAGGTATTGCAAAAACGCATTTGCTCACTAAGATAAAGCAAACTTCGATTGCTGCATTAGGTGTGACATTCGGTATTGGTTCCTACATTACCTTAGTGTGTTTTATGACTGGTTTAAATACCATGTTAGACGATTTAATTTTAAATCAAACACCACACATTCATGTTTATAACGAAATTGAACCTTCCAAAAAGCAACCTGTGTCATTGTATAGTGATCTTAATGAAAGTTTTAAAGTCATTCATTCCATAAAACCGAAATTAAGCCAGAAAAAAATTCATAATGCCTTACCTATTATTAATTACTTAGAAAAAGATGATAACGTGCGAGGAGCACTCCCGCAGGTAAAAACGCAGATTTTCTACATCGCTGGATCAATAGAAATTGGAGGAAATCTCACAGGTATCAACCCAATTGACGAAGCTATATATTTTAATATGGGAGATTACATTGTAGAAGGTTCTGAGGAAGCTTTGCAAAATACAGATAATGGTATTTTATTGGGTATTGGAATTGCAAAAAAAATGGCTTTAAAAATTGGAGATCGGGTTCAAGTAAGCCCAATAAATGGTGGTATTTTTCCATTAAAGATTGTAGGTTTTTACCAAAGTGGTATAGCAGATTTAGATGCTATTCAAAGTTTTACCAACATTAAAACGGTACAGCGTATTTTAGGAGAAGCCAATAATTATATCACAGATATTAACGTGAAATTATTCGATATAGAGAAAGCTGGACCGCTTGCTGAAAAAATAGAGCAACAATTTCAGCTCAGAGCCATTGATATAAAAACTGCAAATGCACAGTTTGAAACAGGAACAACAATCAGAAACCTCATTACTTATGCAGTATCTATAACACTTCTCATAGTTGCAGGTTTTGGTATTTATAATATATTGAATATGCTAATTTATGAGAAAATGAATGATATTGCTATTCTTAAAGCTACAGGATTTTCTGGTAAAGATGTTCAACTCATTTTTATGAGTCAAGCCATGATTATTGGTTTTGTTGGAGGTGTTTTAGGTTTGCTCATTGGTTTTGGATTGACAAGCTTTATTGATACAATTCCATTCAAAACTGAGGCTTTACCAACTGTAGAAACGTATCCCATAAATAGAGATCCGTTATTCTTTGTCATTGGGTTTTCTTTTGCGATGGTTTCAACCTTTCTTGCAGGTTATTTACCATCTAATAAAGCAAAAAGAATAGATCCTGTTAAAATTATAAGAGGTCAGTAA
- a CDS encoding universal stress protein: MNVLLPTDFSENAKNAISYAIDFFESRECNFYVLHVNRIEGMVAGVEPYMPTEEVIEAVYTKPSRTKLRQLLKEISANNRPNKKHRFYALTDNDFFLESIRKYVDEKKIETIVMGTKGASGLREYIIGSNTGDVITKVKCTTLVVPEHAKYSRLKEIAFPSDFNLSYDINILQPLTEILKNFESKLRIVHIHKRDTQLNTEQNNNKELLNDYFEEFNLTFHFLTNKKVEDAIQCFVESRAVDMIVMVAKNLNYFQNILFHTKVEKITYHTDIPFLVLHE, encoded by the coding sequence ATGAATGTTTTATTACCAACAGACTTTTCTGAAAACGCAAAGAACGCCATTTCGTATGCCATTGATTTTTTTGAATCTAGGGAGTGTAATTTTTACGTGCTTCATGTCAACAGGATTGAAGGCATGGTCGCTGGAGTAGAACCTTATATGCCTACGGAAGAAGTTATAGAAGCGGTTTATACAAAACCATCGAGAACAAAATTAAGACAATTGCTCAAAGAAATAAGCGCGAATAACAGACCAAACAAAAAGCACCGTTTTTATGCACTTACGGATAACGATTTCTTTTTAGAATCCATAAGAAAATATGTAGATGAAAAGAAAATAGAAACAATTGTTATGGGTACAAAAGGTGCGTCAGGTCTTAGGGAATACATCATAGGTAGTAATACTGGCGATGTTATCACAAAAGTAAAATGTACCACCTTGGTCGTACCAGAACATGCTAAATATAGCAGATTAAAGGAAATTGCATTTCCATCAGATTTCAATCTATCCTACGATATTAATATCCTACAACCATTAACTGAAATTTTAAAGAACTTTGAAAGTAAACTTAGGATTGTACATATACATAAAAGAGATACCCAATTAAATACTGAACAAAATAATAATAAGGAATTGCTCAATGATTATTTTGAAGAGTTTAATCTAACCTTTCATTTTCTAACCAATAAAAAAGTTGAAGATGCCATACAGTGCTTTGTAGAAAGTAGGGCTGTAGATATGATTGTCATGGTCGCAAAGAACCTCAATTATTTCCAAAATATTTTATTTCATACCAAAGTTGAAAAAATAACGTATCACACTGATATACCATTCTTAGTATTACACGAATAA
- a CDS encoding efflux RND transporter periplasmic adaptor subunit, protein MKDIFFISVLLLTVSCLDKQVKILPKEQSLTESVYASATIQPDSLYQVYAIVSGILDEVFVEEGDLVTKNKPLFQIINKRPTLNSQNAKFALELAKENYNGSAAILSSIKDEIDAARLKLKNDSINYYRQKNLWKQHIGSRLQYDTKKLTYELASNQLKLLKNKYNRTKNELKTTVKQAQNNYHTATIATNDFTVTSKMDGKIYALFKEPGEIITSIEPIAAIGSANRFVIKLLVDEVDIVRILNAQRVLINLEAYSDSIFKAQVSKIYPKKDERNQTFTVEAIFENQPEVLYPGLSGEANIIIAKKDKVLTIPKSYLIDKDKVKTDEGIVSVKIGLQNMDTIEILSGINKNNYIYKPNK, encoded by the coding sequence ATGAAAGATATATTTTTTATTAGTGTTTTACTACTAACAGTATCTTGCTTAGATAAACAAGTTAAAATTTTACCTAAAGAACAGTCGTTAACGGAATCTGTTTATGCTTCGGCTACGATTCAACCAGATAGCCTTTATCAGGTTTATGCCATTGTTTCAGGGATTTTGGACGAAGTTTTTGTAGAAGAAGGAGACTTGGTTACTAAGAACAAACCCTTATTTCAAATCATTAACAAGAGGCCAACGTTGAATAGTCAAAATGCCAAGTTCGCTTTAGAACTTGCTAAAGAAAATTATAATGGTAGTGCTGCGATTTTGAGCAGTATAAAAGATGAGATTGATGCAGCTAGACTAAAGTTAAAAAATGATTCCATTAATTATTACAGGCAAAAAAACCTTTGGAAACAGCACATAGGTTCTAGATTACAATACGACACTAAAAAACTTACTTATGAATTGGCTTCGAATCAGTTGAAACTTTTAAAAAATAAATATAACCGAACTAAAAACGAACTTAAGACAACGGTAAAACAAGCACAAAACAATTATCATACTGCTACTATCGCAACTAATGACTTTACAGTTACTAGCAAAATGGATGGAAAAATTTATGCCCTATTTAAAGAACCAGGAGAAATTATAACGAGCATTGAGCCTATAGCTGCTATTGGAAGTGCCAATCGTTTCGTAATAAAACTATTAGTAGATGAAGTTGATATTGTTAGAATACTTAATGCGCAACGAGTATTAATCAATCTAGAAGCTTATTCAGATTCGATATTTAAAGCTCAAGTATCTAAAATTTACCCAAAAAAAGATGAACGCAATCAAACTTTTACCGTAGAAGCTATTTTTGAAAACCAACCTGAAGTATTGTATCCAGGACTTTCTGGAGAAGCCAATATTATTATAGCCAAAAAAGACAAAGTATTGACTATTCCTAAATCATATTTGATAGATAAGGATAAAGTGAAAACCGACGAAGGGATTGTAAGTGTAAAGATAGGTTTGCAAAATATGGATACAATTGAAATCCTTTCGGGTATTAATAAAAACAACTATATCTACAAACCAAATAAATGA
- a CDS encoding universal stress protein — MLSILLPTDFSENAMNAIKYALEFFKYQKTTFYFMHAYQNEFYDHEGLTSRDVFDDVLDTIKNESQTNLENLISEVKKIAPNPRFTYHSISAYNTLVEEANFIADDKNIDLIVMGTKGKSDARHIVFGSQTFQVLKYVQCPVLAIPSNYTNTQPKRILFPTNYMMPYKRRELKLLSILAKSYRSHIDVLYVSTSHKLSIRQEDNKAFIADALCENEVNFCQEESRQVTDAIKTYIKEKDIDIITMVNSQHSFLEDMLFPSNIDKVSIDLKIPLLAMQNTTRY; from the coding sequence ATGCTATCTATTCTGCTTCCTACTGACTTTTCAGAAAACGCTATGAACGCCATAAAGTACGCACTAGAGTTCTTCAAATACCAAAAAACCACTTTCTATTTTATGCATGCGTATCAAAATGAGTTTTATGACCATGAAGGGTTAACCTCTCGTGACGTATTTGATGATGTTTTAGATACCATAAAAAATGAATCGCAAACCAACTTAGAAAATCTGATAAGTGAAGTAAAAAAAATAGCACCAAATCCCAGATTTACATATCATTCCATTTCAGCATATAATACATTAGTAGAAGAAGCAAATTTTATTGCAGATGACAAAAATATAGATTTGATAGTCATGGGCACTAAAGGCAAATCAGATGCACGACATATTGTATTTGGTAGTCAAACCTTTCAGGTTCTAAAATATGTACAATGTCCGGTTTTGGCCATACCATCAAATTATACTAATACACAACCCAAACGTATATTGTTCCCAACAAATTATATGATGCCTTATAAGCGTCGCGAACTGAAACTACTATCCATTTTGGCAAAATCTTACAGAAGCCATATTGATGTTCTGTATGTTTCCACAAGTCACAAATTATCCATAAGACAAGAAGACAACAAAGCGTTTATTGCAGATGCATTATGTGAAAATGAAGTGAATTTTTGCCAAGAGGAGAGTCGACAAGTAACAGATGCTATTAAGACCTATATAAAAGAAAAAGACATTGATATCATTACCATGGTTAATAGCCAACATTCATTTTTAGAAGACATGCTATTTCCTTCTAATATAGATAAAGTCAGCATTGACTTAAAAATACCGTTACTTGCTATGCAGAATACCACACGCTATTAA